From Drosophila suzukii chromosome 2R, CBGP_Dsuzu_IsoJpt1.0, whole genome shotgun sequence, a single genomic window includes:
- the Trpm gene encoding transient receptor potential cation channel trpm isoform X1: MVVTDSPSPLAAHKYLRRISKDFSTVRRYSNTPAVVSVRASTSAFIAAESAAHLPTCRGPSPTPRTPTSTPRGIRRRQRMRKRSSVSSTLSKVLILNVRDLLKTHAGGEPLKEHQPRSWIETNFQKRECIKFIPCPKDDTKCCCGQAQITHQTIPGIESGSPGDPWLPTKHTRPQPTDAYGTIEFQGGAHPTKAQYVRLSFDTRPELLVQLFTKEWNLELPKLLITVQGGKANFDLQAKLKKEIRKGLLKAAKTTGAWIFTGGTNTGVTKQVGDALLLEGQQRTGRVVSIGIAPWGIVERNHELLGHNREVPCHSISSPRSKLAVLNNRHAYFLLVDNGTQAKYGAELILRRKLEKFISNLKLHPSKNHWLKTNVTHSSTPVVCLVIEGGTNTIRAVLEYVTDSPPVPVVVCDGSGRAADLLAFVHKYASDGEEQPVLESMRDYLIGTIQKTFEVGLDQSEKLYQELLQCTRNKNLITVFRIQEKPEGEAQELDQTILTALFKSQHLSPPEQLSLALTWNRVDIARSEIFVYGQEWPNGALDEAMMQALEHDRIDFVKLLLENGVSMKKFLTIPRLEELYNTKHGPANTLGYILRDVRPHIPKGYIYTLHDIGLVINKLMGGAYRSYYTRRKFRPIYAKVMNSYANACRKSSTYQYQRYAGANSLSLVTGLLPFTSEMALFEFPFNELLIWAVLTKRQQMALLMWTHGEEALAKSLVSCKLYKAMAHEAAEDDLDTEIYEELRSYAKEFESKGNKLLDFSYRQDAEKAQRLLTCELHSWSNQSCLSLAVAANHRALLAHPCSQVILADLWMGGLRTRKNTNFKVILGLAMPFYIRQLDFKSKEELQQMPQTEEEHLENQNLDNDDSDRSQPDAESALLKAKRSISLRYRMGAGANNREKALLADTYSVRDTKVHENGKVNLTAGAEEPPSKVSLTDSDPAQFREFFNLSEYNEVKQHQPLRLKKKFYEFYTAPITKFWADSIAYMFFLIMFSFTVLVKMEQMPRWQEWYSIAYITTLGFEKIREIISSEPVAITHKFSVWAWNMWNPCDGAAIILFVIGLAFRFRETTMDIGRVIYCVDSIYWYLRILNILGVNKYLGPLVTMMGKMVKNMIYFVVLLAVVLMSFGVSRQAILYPNKQPTWSLIKEVTFQPYFMLYGEVFAGDIDPPCGEDPSQPGCVTGHWVTPITMSMYLLIANILLINLLIAVFNNIFNEVNSVSHQVWMFQRFTVVMEYQQKPVLPPPFIALCHFYSLLKYCVRKAKGLEVQRDNGLKLFLEKDDLERLYDFEEECVEGFFHEQEIILNQSTDERVKNTTERVETMSQKIEDINQKENIQTATVQNIEFRLRKMEESSEQILSHLAVIHRFMSTHIAGTDDLRGSTINIPGEMQRVRTISISDTEAGGGPGGNGGGGGGGGGAIVPLGLGAGLNLNSLQVTTRRRFNRSLTEVRPDAYIFDEGTHFEVVPLPEEPDEVVKSREALNEQVVRKASMQSEADSDIYLPLSQRPSTCETVKRTPYVTVRQDTGASTESKDTLTPMGNNDDDQTLVGGDNSDDAAPDISFEAARHRALRQRTVSLCRRNSETYSLTGADINRSHISLNQLASLSRRQMSLTQSEPDSDKDAPAAQGSGHPGKSVLHAKPSRNILLKLHSEYTSITDELESVCHMIASPTVSLPSNKASLDRPKTEMSRAEAAALLEKKHLKECEENDYMILEGLIESRGSIDASAQGFEIGVSIDYSHRYPLRRETAVELSPSKPSVDGDLMGGGGGGGAGGGDSSDTSGAGSCGAMVVVSSGFQLKNERPWQRNSSMEQQAYPSPLVPTRATSDFLNAPYEGSGRLFKKSSESLQKNSSTETDYSAHPYRFIKQSSNETNTSLTGSYNVDTPSLTAEPSLDAGDSHSATGISISVGAVVGAATARYQPIRTASVGAADGRRLREESSSSLDLSASGPVTMQAAPAPPARPMQLKKQFSVDQGKPSQPAEAVPQTPEAAGQAGQAKLISTLKPQPFASKLGMNVLKESSSSTEESGGSSAKSSNPALSIPQISTHLVQDEIAKLSSNIKSSTESEKDPPFNETMC; this comes from the exons CACCAGCCGCGTAGTTGGATCGAGACAAATTTCCAGAAGCGCGAATGCATCAAATTCATACCATGCCCAAAGGACGATACAAA ATGCTGCTGTGGCCAGGCCCAGATCACACATCAGACTATTCCGGGCATCGAGAGTGGGTCGCCCGGAGACCCCTGGCTGCCCACGAAGCACACCCGCCCGCAGCCCACGGACGCCTATGGAACCATCGAGTTCCAGGGCGGGGCCCATCCCACAAAGGCCCAG TACGTTCGCCTGTCGTTCGACACGCGGCCCGAGTTGCTGGTGCAGCTATTCACCAAGGAATGGAATCTGGAATTGCCAAAACTTTTGATCACCGTGCAGGGCGGCAAGGCCAACTTTGATTTGCAGGCCAAGCTGAAAAAG GAGATACGCAAAGGACTGCTGAAGGCGGCCAAGACCACGGGAGCCTGGATATTCACCGGCGGCACAAACACCG GCGTGACCAAGCAAGTGGGCGACGCCCTGCTCCTGGAGGGTCAGCAGCGGACAGGACGAGTGGTCAGCATCGGCATCGCCCCCTGGGGCATCGTGGAGCGCAATCACGAGCTGCTGGGCCACAACCGCGAGGTGCCCTGCCACAGCATTAGTTCGCCCAG ATCCAAGTTGGCCGTGCTGAACAATCGCCATGCCTACTTTCTCCTGGTGGACAATGGAACCCAGGCCAAATACGGCGCCGAATTGATACTGAGGCGCAAGCTGGAGAAGTTCATATCCAACCTGAAGCTACACCCAT CAAAGAATCACTGGCTAAAAACAAACG TCACACATTCCAGTACGCCCGTCGTCTGCCTGGTGATCGAGGGCGGCACCAACACGATACGTGCGGTGCTCGAGTACGTGACGGATTCGCCGCCGGTTCCGGTTGTCGTATGTGACGGATCCGGGCGTGCCGCCGACCTTCTGGCCTTCGTCCACAA ATATGCCTCGGATGGCGAGGAGCAGCCGGTTCTCGAGTCCATGCGAGACTATCTCATCGGGACCATACAGAAGACCTTCGAAGTGGGCCTGGACCAATCCGAGAAACTCTATCAGGAGCTGCTGCAGTGCACAAGGAACAAGAATCTG ATTACCGTCTTTCGCATACAGGAAAAGCCCGAGGGCGAGGCGCAGGAACTGGATCAGACCATCTTAACGGCCCTCTTCAAGTCGCAGCATCTCAGTCCGCCGGAGCAATTGAGTCTTGCCTTAACGTGGAATCGGGTGGACATAGCGCGCAGCGAGATATTCGTCTACGGGCAGGAATGGCCCAATG GCGCTTTGGACGAGGCCATGATGCAGGCCCTGGAGCACGATAGAATCGATTTTGTCAAATTGCTCTTGGAGAATGGCGTTTCGATGAAGAAGTTTTTAACAATACCGCGCCTCGAGGAGCTCTACAATACCAAACACGGTCCGGCCAACACGCTGGG ATACATCCTGCGCGATGTCCGACCGCACATACCCAAGGGCTACATTTACACGCTCCACGACATCGGCCTGGTGATCAATAAACTAATGGGCGGCGCATATCG ATCCTATTACACGCGCCGTAAGTTCCGGCCCATCTACGCCAAGGTTATGAACAGCTATGCAAACGCCTGCCGCAAGTCCTCCACCTACCAGTACCAGCGGTATGCCGGGGCCAATTCGCTGAGCCTGGTCACCGGCCTGCTGCCCTTCACCTCGGAAATGGCCCTCTTCGAGTTCCCCTTCAACGAGCTGCTG ATTTGGGCCGTGCTGACCAAGCGCCAGCAGATGGCGCTGTTGATGTGGACCCACGGAGAGGAGGCGCTGGCCAAGTCACTCGTGTCCTGCAAACTGTACAAGGCCATGGCCCACGAGGCGGCCGAGGACGACCTGGACACAGAAATTTATGAGGAGCTGCGCTCCTACGCCAAAGAGTTCGAGAGCAAGG GCAACAAGTTGCTGGACTTTAGTTACCGACAGGATGCGGAAAAGGCGCAGAGGCTGCTCACCTGTGAGCTGCACTCCTGGTCAAACCAGAGTTGCCTTTCGCTGGCCGTGGCGGCCAACCATCGTGCCCTGCTAGCCCATCCCTGCAGCCAGGTGATCCTGGCGGATCTCTGGATGGGTGGTCTTCGTACCCGCAAGAATACCAACTTTAAG GTCATCTTGGGCCTAGCGATGCCATTCTACATCAGGCAGCTGGACTTCAAGTCCAAGGAGGAGCTGCAGCAGATGCCGCAGACCGAGGAGGAGCATCTGGAGAACCAGAATCTGGACAATGACGACTCGGATCGTTCGCAGCCGGATGCCGAG AGCGCCCTTTTAAAAGCCAAAAGATCCATTTCCTTGAGATATAGGATGGGCGCGGGTGCTAATAATCGCGAAAAG GCTCTATTGGCGGATACTTACTCAGTGCGCGATACAAAAGTACACGAAAATGGCAAA GTTAATCTCACTGCTGGAGCGGAGGAACCGCCCTCCAAA GTCTCGCTCACCGACTCGGATCCCGCCCAGTTCAGGGAGTTCTTCAATCTCTCCGAGTACAATGAGGTGAAGCAGCACCAGCCGCTGCGCCTGAAGAAGAAGTTCTACGAGTTCTACACGGCACCCATAACCAAGTTCTGGGCCGATTCG ATTGCCTACATGTTCTTCCTCATAATGTTCTCCTTCACCGTGCTGGTGAAGATGGAGCAGATGCCGCGGTGGCAGGAATGGTACTCGATAGCATATATCACAACGCTGGGCTTCGAAAAGATACGCGAAATAATATCCTCCGAGCCGGTGGCCATTAC GCATAAATTCTCGGTGTGGGCGTGGAATATGTGGAATCCATGTGACGGCGCCGCCATAATACTCTTCGTCATCGGTCTGGCATTTCGGTTCCGGGAGACCACCATGGACATTGGACGGGTCATCTATTGTGTGGACAGCATCTACTGGTACCTGCGCATCCTGAACATCCTGGGCGTGAATAAATACCTGG GTCCCCTGGTCACCATGATGGGTAAAATGGTGAAGAACATGATATACTTCGTGGTCCTGCTGGCCGTCGTCCTGATGAGTTTCGGCGTCAGCAGACAGGCGATTCTGTACCCCAACAAGCAGCCCACCTGGAGTCTTATCAAGGAG GTCACCTTCCAGCCCTACTTCATGCTGTACGGCGAGGTGTTCGCCGGTGATATCGACCCTCCCTGCGGCGAGGATCCCAGTCAGCCGGGCTGCGTCACCG GGCACTGGGTAACGCCGATTACGATGTCCATGTATCTCTTGATTGCCAATATTCTGCTGATAAATCTGCTCATCGCCGTGTTCAACAACATCTTCAACGAGGTCAACTCGGTTTCGCATCAG GTTTGGATGTTCCAGCGGTTCACTGTGGTGATGGAGTACCAGCAGAAGCCCGTCCTGCCGCCGCCATTCATCGCGCTGTGCCACTTCTACTCGCTGCTCAAGTACTGTGTGCGAAAGGCGAAAG GATTGGAGGTGCAGCGGGACAACGGTCTCAAGCTGTTCCTGGAGAAGGACGACCTGGAGCGGCTGTACGACTTCGAGGAGGAGTGCGTCGAGGGTTTCTTCCACGAACAGGAAATCATCCTCAATCAGTCGACGGACGAGCGGGTGAAGAACACCACGGAGCGAGTGGAGACCATGTCTCAGAAAATCGAGGACATCAATCAGAAGGAAAACATACAGACGGCCACCGTTCAG AACATCGAGTTCCGGCTGCGAAAGATGGAGGAGTCCTCGGAGCAGATACTCTCCCACTTGGCCGTCATACATCGCTTCATGTCGACCCATATCGCAGGCACGGATGATTTGCGCGGCTCGACGATAAACATTCCGGGGGAGATGCAGCGCGTGCGTACCATCTCGATTTCGGACACGGAGGCCGGCGGCGGACCAGGCGGaaatggtggtggtggcggagGCGGCGGAGGAGCCATCGTACCACTTGGCCTGGGCGCCGGACTGAATTTAAATTCGCTGCAG GTGACCACCCGGCGCCGCTTCAATCGATCGCTGACCGAAGTCCGGCCGGATGCGTACATCTTCGACGAGGGCACGCACTTCGAGGTGGTGCCGCTGCCGGAGGAACCAGACGAGGTGGTCAAGTCACGGGAGGCCCTCAACGAGCAGGTGGTTCGCAAGGCGTCCATGCAATCGGAGGCGGACTCGGACATCTACCTGCCCCTCTCGCAGCGACCCTCCACCTGTGAGACGGTGAAACGGACCCCGTATGTGACCGTGCGCCAGGACACGGGTGCCAGCACGGAGAGCAAGGACACCCTCACGCCGATGGGCAACAACGATGACGACCAGACCCTCGTGGGAGGCGACAACTCCGATGATGCGGCGCCAGACATCAGCTTTGAGG CTGCCAGGCATCGGGCACTCCGCCAGCGCACGGTTTCCCTGTGCCGCCGCAACTCGGAGACCTACTCTTTGACCGGGGCGGACATAAACCGATCACACATCAGCCTCAACCAGCTGGCCTCCTTGTCCCGCCGACAGATGAGTCTCACGCAATCGGAGCCGGACAGCGACAAGGATGCACCCGCCGCCCAGGGATCCGGACACCCGG GTAAATCAGTATTGCATGCGAAACCCTCCAGAAATATCTTGCTGAAACTGCACAGCGAGTATACCTCGATCACGGACGAGCTGGAGAGCGTCTGCCACATGATAGCATCGCCCACGGTGTCCCTGCCGAGCAACAAAG CTTCACTGGACCGCCCCAAAACGGAAATGTCGCGGGCCGAGGCTGCGGCTTTGCTGGAGAAGAAGCATTTGAAGGAATGCGAGGAGAACGACTACATGATACTGGAGGGTCTGATTGAGTCGCGCGGCTCCATCGATGCCAGCGCCCAGGGATTTGAG ATCGGCGTATCCATAGACTACAGCCATCGCTATCCGCTGCGTCGCGAGACCGCCGTGGAGCTGTCACCTTCGAAGCCCTCGGTCGATGGCGACCTCATGGGCGGTGGCGGAGGTGGCGGCGCCGGCGGTGGCGACAGTAGCGACACCAGTGGGGCTGGTAGCTGCGGTGCCATGGTCGTCGTCTCGAGCGGCTTTCAGCTGAAGAACGAGCGCCCCTGGCAGCGCAACTCCTCGATGGAGCAGCAGGCGTATCCCTCGCCGCTGGTGCCCACCCGGGCCACGAGTGACTTCCTCAATGCCCCGTACGAGGGCAGCGGGCGGCTGTTCAAGAAGTCCAGCGAGAGCCTGCAAAAGAACTCCAGCACGGAGACGGACTACTCGGCCCACCCGTACCGCTTCATCAAGCAGAGTTCCAATGAGACGAACACCTCGCTGACGGGCTCCTACAACGTGGACACTCCCTCGCTGACGGCTGAGCCCTCGCTGGACGCCGGCGACTCGCACTCGGCGACGGGGATTAGCATCAGCGTTGGCGCTGTGGTCGGCGCTGCCACGGCGCGTTACCAGCCCATCCGTACCGCCTCGGTGGGAGCGGCCGATGGCCGGCGTTTGCGGGAGGAGAGCTCCAGTTCGCTGGACCTCAGCGCCTCGGGGCCAGTGACGATGCAGGCAGCGCCGGCACCGCCAGCGCGTCCGATGCAGCTGAAGAAACAGTTTAGCGTGGACCAGGGCAAGCCGTCTCAGCCGGCCGAGGCAGTGCCTCAGACACCGGAAGCCGCTGGCCAGGCTGGTCAGGCCAAACTGATTTCCACACTCAAGCCGCAGCCCTTTGCGAGCAAGCTGGGCATGAACGTGCTGAAGGAGAGCAGCTCCAGCACGGAGGAGTCCGGCGGGTCGTCCGCCAAGAGCAGCAACCCGGCGCTATCCATACCACAGATCAGCACCCATCTGGTGCAGGACGAGATCGCAAAGCTGTCGTCGAACATCAAGAGCAGCACCGAATCGGAAAAGGACCCGCCGTTCAACGAGACAATGTGTTAG